The stretch of DNA GCCGGGCCGGACACTCTCTATTGCCGCACGGACGTCGAGCTTCGCGGAGAGGACTTTCATACGGTCGCCGACTTCATGGTTTCGGCGGGACAGCGAGTCTCGTTCGATCTGACCTGGTGTAGGACCCGGCAGTCAGAGCCGCCCGAGAAGGATCCCGAAGAGAGCCTCCGGGAAACGGAATCATGGTGGCGAGAATGGTCGGGTCGCTGCACGTACCGCGGCGGCTGGAGGGATGCCGTCGTTCGGTCGCTGATCACTCTCAAGGCGCTGACTTACGCACCAACCGGGGGGCTGGTTGCCGCTCCGACGACTTCCCTCCCGGAGCAACTCGGTGGTGAACGGAACTGGGATTACCGCTACTGCTGGGTGCGGGACGCGACTCTCACATTGTATGCGTTGATGGTGGGCGGGTACACCGAAGAAGCCCACGAATGGCGAGAATGGCTGATCCACGCCGTCGCCGGCAGCCCGGCGGAAATGAACATCATGTACGGTCTAGCTGGCGAACGCCGTCTGGTCGAGCTCGAACTGGATTGGCTGCCTGGCTACGAACAGTCCTCTCCCGTTCGCATCGGCAACGCCGCCTATAAGCAGCACCAGCTGGATGTTTACGGCGAGATCATGGATGCCCTGCACTTCGCCCGCCGCACCGGCGTGCCCCACTCCGAGGATGGGTGGCGGGTTCAGCGGGCCCTGATGAGCTTTCTCGAGACCGACTGGCGAAAACCCGACGAGGGGATTTGGGAGGTCCGCGGGCCGCGACGCCACTTCACCCACTCGAAAATCATGGCGTGGGTAGCAATGGACCGAGGGGTCAAGGCGGTCGAGGAGTTCGGTCTGGATGGGCCCGTGGACAAATGGAAGCAACTGCGAGAGGAGATTCACGAACAGGTGTGTCGCGAGGGTTTCGATCCCGAGATGAACTCGTTCGTGCAGTACTACGGAGCCAAGCATCTGGATGCCAGCCTTCTGATGGCGCCTCTGGTTGGGT from Vicinamibacteria bacterium encodes:
- a CDS encoding glycoside hydrolase family 15 protein yields the protein MPSAIQDYALIGDCQTAALVGKDGSVDWLCFPRFDSDACFAALLGTPENGRWRLAPAGDVRNTRRRYRDDTLVLETDFETEDGSVKLIDFMPIRTSTPDLVRIVEGKRGQVPMQMDLVIRFGYGSIVPWLRQIDHGIRAVAGPDTLYCRTDVELRGEDFHTVADFMVSAGQRVSFDLTWCRTRQSEPPEKDPEESLRETESWWREWSGRCTYRGGWRDAVVRSLITLKALTYAPTGGLVAAPTTSLPEQLGGERNWDYRYCWVRDATLTLYALMVGGYTEEAHEWREWLIHAVAGSPAEMNIMYGLAGERRLVELELDWLPGYEQSSPVRIGNAAYKQHQLDVYGEIMDALHFARRTGVPHSEDGWRVQRALMSFLETDWRKPDEGIWEVRGPRRHFTHSKIMAWVAMDRGVKAVEEFGLDGPVDKWKQLREEIHEQVCREGFDPEMNSFVQYYGAKHLDASLLMAPLVGFLPPTDPRMEGTVEAIQQRLLRDGFVDRYLTRPEVDGLPPGEGGFLICTFWLADNLALQGRYDEAREIFERVLDVRNDVGLLSEEYDSNARRLVGNFPQAFSHLGLINTARNLSKTGGPAEDRPRQ